A stretch of the Tautonia marina genome encodes the following:
- a CDS encoding glycosyltransferase family 2 protein, whose translation MISFVIPVYNERESLATLLDELAGMAASENLGPVEFLFIDDGSRDGSWRVIQDLTTRDPRVRAIRFRRNFGKAAALTAGFSRAKGEIVFTLDADLQDDPAEVPRFLELLNRGEGLDVISGWKRTRHDPWHKVFPSRVFNRMVSRLTGTHLHDHNCGFKCYRSEVLREVFIYGELHRFVPVLASARGFRVGEIEVNHRSRQFGQSKYGFSRFFKGFLDLMTVRFLTGYGQRPQHVLGVLGLILLAIGALGMGYLAVYWIVDHWILNQDHPIGSRPLLTYSTALLVVGTQLVSLGILAELVTSYNLRAEDTYSVAEEIDSDADSEASASLANDSPSPSSA comes from the coding sequence ATGATCAGTTTCGTCATCCCGGTTTATAACGAACGCGAGAGCCTGGCGACCCTGCTCGACGAGCTGGCCGGGATGGCCGCGTCGGAGAACCTCGGTCCGGTCGAATTCCTGTTCATCGACGACGGCAGCCGAGACGGTTCGTGGCGGGTGATTCAGGACCTGACCACGCGTGATCCTCGGGTCCGGGCGATCCGCTTCCGACGCAACTTCGGCAAGGCCGCGGCCCTGACGGCCGGGTTCAGCCGGGCCAAAGGGGAAATCGTCTTCACGCTCGATGCCGACCTGCAAGACGATCCGGCCGAGGTCCCCCGATTTCTCGAACTATTGAACCGGGGCGAAGGGCTGGACGTCATCAGCGGCTGGAAGCGCACGAGGCACGACCCCTGGCACAAGGTCTTCCCCAGCCGGGTCTTCAACCGGATGGTCAGCCGCCTGACCGGCACCCATCTGCACGACCACAACTGCGGCTTCAAGTGCTACCGAAGCGAGGTCTTGCGCGAGGTCTTCATCTACGGAGAACTGCACCGGTTTGTCCCGGTGCTGGCGAGTGCTCGCGGGTTTCGGGTTGGCGAGATCGAGGTGAACCACCGATCCCGCCAGTTCGGCCAGTCGAAGTATGGCTTCTCGCGGTTCTTCAAAGGGTTCCTCGACCTGATGACCGTCCGCTTCCTGACCGGCTACGGGCAGCGTCCGCAGCATGTGCTGGGCGTGCTCGGCCTGATCCTGCTGGCCATCGGGGCGCTGGGCATGGGATACCTGGCGGTCTACTGGATCGTCGACCACTGGATTCTCAACCAGGACCACCCGATCGGCAGCCGACCGCTCTTGACCTACTCGACGGCCCTGCTGGTCGTCGGCACGCAACTGGTGTCGCTTGGCATTTTGGCCGAGCTGGTCACCTCGTACAACCTTCGGGCCGAAGACACCTATAGCGTGGCCGAGGAAATCGATTCCGACGCTGACTCCGAGGCCAGTGCCTCCCTCGCGAACGACAGCCCCTCTCCGTCGTCTGCGTGA